Genomic window (Acidobacteriota bacterium):
CGGCGCGAGGTCTTCGACCGCGGCAAGATCCTGGCGGGGTTGATGCGCGCCTGCGAGAAACGCCCGGTCTCCCGGTCCGACCTGGAACGTTTCGTAGAGGACGTGGAGGCCTGGATGCAGGAGAACTCCGACCGGGAAATCCCCACGGCCGAGATCGGGGAGAAGGTCATGCAGCGCCTCCACGGCCTGGACAAGGTGGCCTACGTCCGCTTCGCTTCCGTTTACCGGGAGTTCAAGGACGTCAACGAGTTCCTGCGCGAAATCGGCGAAATCTTCGAGTCGCGGGCGTGAGCCCCCGGGGTGGAGTCGGGGCGACGGGGTCGCAAATCGTCGGAAAACGAACGGGAAAGTGTTTGTACAGCCTTTGGTTGAGCCATCGCCCGGAGGGCGATGGTACCTTTTACGGGGATGTCAAGGATGGGTAACAGACCGGGCCACAAGAACACCGCCAGTCTTCACGACCTGCTGTTCTCCCACGAGCTCTCGAAGCTCGAGGCCGAGCCCTTCGCCCCCGGCATGGACCTCGCCGAGACCCGGACGGAGATCGTCATCCGGCTGGACCTGGCGGGGGTCCAGGAGAATGATGTCCGCGTGAGCATCTCCGGCCGGTTTCTGCGCGTCGAAGGGGTGAAGCGGGAGCCGGATTTCCTCAACAAGGAAGCGGTCCGGTTCCTGCTCCTGGAGCGAGCCTACGGGTCGTTCCGGAAACAGGTGGAACTGCACTGGGTCATCGACCCCAAGTCGGTGACCGCCTCCATGGCCAACGGTATCCTGACGGTGATTCTCCCCAAGCTGATCGACCGGCGGGGAACCGTTTACGAGGTTCCCATCCGGTTCGAGTCGGACGAGTGAAACGTAAAATGGACTGAGGTGGACTGACAATGGAACAGAACAACGGAAACCCGGTGGAATCGTCCGAGGGGCAGGTCCAGATCCCGGGCATCTTGCCGCTGCTTCCCCTCCGGGACGTGGTGGTTTTCCCCTTCATGGTGGTCCCCCTCTACGTGAACCGGGAATCCTCCATCAAGGCCGTGGACTCGGCGCTATCCCAGAACCGCCTCATCCTCCTGGCCACCCAGAAGGACCCCCAGGAGGACGAGCCCCGGGAGGACGGACTGTACCCCATGGGCACCGTGGCCATCATCATGCGGATGCTCAAGCTGCCGGACGGGAGGCTCCGGATCCTCGTGCAGGGGCTGATGCGGGCCCGCATCGTCGAGCCCGACTTCTCCGGCCCCTTCATCCTCTCCCGGCTGGAGGCCGTCCGGGAACCCGACGCCAAACCGGCGGGAATCCGGGTCGAAGCCCTGATCCGCAACGTCAAGGCGGCGGTGGAGAACGCCGGCAACCTCGGCAAGAACATCTCCACCGAGATCATGGCCATCATCTCGAACCTGGACGACCCGGGCCGGCTGGCGGACCTGACCGCCGCCAACATCGAACTCAAGGTCAAGGACGCCCAGGAGGTCCTCTCCGTCATCAACCCGATCCGCCGCCTGCAGCGCGTCAACGAGATGCTCCAGCGGGAAATCGAACTCCTGGGGATGCAGCAGAAGATCAACGCCCAGGCCAAGGACGAGATCGACCGCTCCCAGCGCGAGTACTACCTGCGCCAGCAGCTCAAGGCCATCCAGGACGAACTGGGCGAGGGAAACGAGTTCGCCCAGGAGATCAAGTCCTACCGCCAGAAGGCGAACACCGCCAAGATGTCGAAGGAGGCCCTCGAGGAGGTGGAGCGGCAGATCAACCGCCTGGAGAAGATGCACCCCGAGTCGGCGGAAGCCGCCACCCAGCGGACCTGGCTCGACTGGATGGTGAACCTCCCCTGGAGCAAGCACACCAAGGACAACCTGGACCTCGACAAGGCCCAGAAGATCCTGGACACCGACCACTACGACCTGGAGAAGATCAAGGAACGCATCATCGAGCACCTGGCCGTGCGCAAGATCGCCCAGGGCCACAAGGGGCCGATCCTGTGCTTCGTCGGCCCCCCCGGCGTCGGGAAGACCTCCCTGGGGCGGTCCATCGCGCGCGCCCTCGGCCGGAAGTTCGTCCGGCTCTCCCTGGGCGGCGTTCACGACGAGGCCGAGATCCGGGGGCACCGGCGGACCTACGTGGGCGCCATGCCGGGCCGCATCGTCCAGGGGATCCACCAGGCCGGCACCCGCAACCCCGTCTTCATGATGGACGAGGTGGACAAGATCGGCATGGATTTCCGGGGCGACCCCTCCTCCGCCCTCCTCGAGGTGCTGGACCCCGAACAGAACTTCTCCTTCCGCGACAACTACCTCGGAGTGGCCTTCGACCTTTCCAGCGTCATGTTCATCACCACGGCCAACATGCTGGAGACCATCCAGCCGGCCTTCCTGGACCGCATGGAAGTGATCCACCTGAGCGGGTATTCGGAGCAGGAAAAACTCCACATCGCCAAGCGCTATCTCGTGCCGAAACAACTGAAGGAAAACGGGTTGAAGGGCACGACCCTGAAGTTTGCCGACGACGGCATCCTCCGGATCGTCGGCGGCTACACCCGGGAGGCCGGCCTGCGCAACCTGGAGCGGGAGATCGCCAAGGTCTGCCGGAAGACGGCCAAGCGCGTGGCCCGGGGGGAGTCGGTCAAGGTCCGGGTGACGGAGGCCAACGTCCACGAGTACCTGGGCGCCGAGAAGATCCCGCGGGAGAAGCTCCTCAACAAGGACCGCGTCGGCATCGCCATGGGGCTGGCCTGGACCCCCACCGGCGGCGACATCCTCTTCATCGAGGCCATCGCCATGAAGGGCAAGGGCAACCTGCTCCTCACCGGAAAGCTCGGGGAGGTGATGCAGGAGTCCGCCCGGGCCGCCCACAGCTTCGCCCGGGCCAACGCCGCCGAGTACGGCATCGAGGACACCTTCTTCGACGAGCACGACTTCCACATCCACGTGCCCGAGGGCGCCACGCCCAAGGACGGCCCCTCGGCGGGCGTGACCATCGCCTCGGCCCTCATCTCCGTCTGCACCAACCGGCCCGTCTCCCGGCAGGTGGCCATGACGGGGGAGATCACCCTGCGGGGCGACGTCCTGCCCATCGGGGGCGTCAAGGAGAAGGTCCTGGCGGCCCGCCGGGCAGACATCCGCTCGGTGATCCTCCCCGAGATCAACCGCAAGGAGGTGGAGGAACTCCCCGACTTCGTCCGGGAGGGGATGGAGTTCACCTACGTGGACTCCGTCCAGGACGTCCTGCGGCGCGCCATCGGCCCGCAGGCCCACCCAACGGGCGTCAATGCCTGAACGGCCTTCGGGGGGGGCGAGGCAGAACCGCAAGCGAAGGCGGTTTTGCCTTGACAATTCCGCAAAGTCGTCGCGTTGTCCCTTCTCAAGCAGGCGGTGGCCGACGAGGACCTGAAGGGGACCCGGTCGGCCCTCCACTACCTGAAGATCCGGGACGGGCGCGAGGTCGATTTCTGCCACGTTGAGAACGACCAGCCGAAGTTCCTCGTGGAGGCGAAGCGGACGGAGACCAACCGTGCGCCGCATCTGCTGCACTTTTGCGGAAAGT
Coding sequences:
- the nrdR gene encoding transcriptional repressor NrdR, with product MKCPFCGHLGDKVVDSRESRNGDSTRRRRECLSCGRRFTSYERIEEIPLVVVKKDGRREVFDRGKILAGLMRACEKRPVSRSDLERFVEDVEAWMQENSDREIPTAEIGEKVMQRLHGLDKVAYVRFASVYREFKDVNEFLREIGEIFESRA
- a CDS encoding Hsp20/alpha crystallin family protein, whose protein sequence is MGNRPGHKNTASLHDLLFSHELSKLEAEPFAPGMDLAETRTEIVIRLDLAGVQENDVRVSISGRFLRVEGVKREPDFLNKEAVRFLLLERAYGSFRKQVELHWVIDPKSVTASMANGILTVILPKLIDRRGTVYEVPIRFESDE
- the lon gene encoding endopeptidase La, with protein sequence MEQNNGNPVESSEGQVQIPGILPLLPLRDVVVFPFMVVPLYVNRESSIKAVDSALSQNRLILLATQKDPQEDEPREDGLYPMGTVAIIMRMLKLPDGRLRILVQGLMRARIVEPDFSGPFILSRLEAVREPDAKPAGIRVEALIRNVKAAVENAGNLGKNISTEIMAIISNLDDPGRLADLTAANIELKVKDAQEVLSVINPIRRLQRVNEMLQREIELLGMQQKINAQAKDEIDRSQREYYLRQQLKAIQDELGEGNEFAQEIKSYRQKANTAKMSKEALEEVERQINRLEKMHPESAEAATQRTWLDWMVNLPWSKHTKDNLDLDKAQKILDTDHYDLEKIKERIIEHLAVRKIAQGHKGPILCFVGPPGVGKTSLGRSIARALGRKFVRLSLGGVHDEAEIRGHRRTYVGAMPGRIVQGIHQAGTRNPVFMMDEVDKIGMDFRGDPSSALLEVLDPEQNFSFRDNYLGVAFDLSSVMFITTANMLETIQPAFLDRMEVIHLSGYSEQEKLHIAKRYLVPKQLKENGLKGTTLKFADDGILRIVGGYTREAGLRNLEREIAKVCRKTAKRVARGESVKVRVTEANVHEYLGAEKIPREKLLNKDRVGIAMGLAWTPTGGDILFIEAIAMKGKGNLLLTGKLGEVMQESARAAHSFARANAAEYGIEDTFFDEHDFHIHVPEGATPKDGPSAGVTIASALISVCTNRPVSRQVAMTGEITLRGDVLPIGGVKEKVLAARRADIRSVILPEINRKEVEELPDFVREGMEFTYVDSVQDVLRRAIGPQAHPTGVNA